The Burkholderia mayonis genome window below encodes:
- a CDS encoding DUF2957 domain-containing protein, whose product MAIALAPLFAACSGGGGGTPAPIDVTQCSGASCGVQGPPSSAAGNTSLCPASADIGSSTYLGGAGSGEIVSLNINAATMTYTLKWLESPIPLATGTVTPTRAGTTITGSVAHPPAGTLPTAEQTRCAFVLLPGSGTSPATNSTYSTAADFNQANPPMILVGFGVAGGGIPGATVQYSGLTIIPGVLQNIGQVPQRHFDFYPFLAFSNTTADLTKLPGTYNALLYHLVPSGNYATKGINSSETFDSNGACTSTSTSGCMTTGNPWTSSGSGYFNSTQAPQVLPQTQLPLIGATGKSAVAHMVLGQLNGATVPVVVRTGNVNLGTPPLHTDAQVDDESGIAVLGPATALALGSIDGGYAGADSNFKYTATVVKGTTATFVNPSTQQAETGLNLDYGQSTPGLLGVTTTDTSAPGFVIANGGLFAALIQGTVNGGITQSSAIAGQTPSAPYFGVGAQVSK is encoded by the coding sequence ATGGCCATAGCCCTCGCCCCTTTGTTCGCCGCCTGCAGTGGAGGGGGCGGCGGCACTCCGGCTCCCATCGACGTTACACAATGCTCCGGCGCGAGCTGCGGCGTCCAGGGACCGCCGAGCTCGGCCGCGGGCAATACGTCGCTTTGCCCCGCCAGTGCGGACATCGGCAGCAGCACGTATCTCGGCGGCGCAGGCAGCGGTGAAATCGTGAGCCTGAACATCAACGCGGCAACGATGACGTACACGCTCAAGTGGCTCGAGTCGCCGATTCCGCTCGCGACCGGGACGGTCACGCCGACGCGCGCCGGCACGACGATCACGGGCAGCGTCGCGCACCCGCCCGCCGGCACGCTGCCGACCGCCGAGCAGACGCGCTGCGCGTTCGTGCTGCTGCCGGGCAGCGGCACGTCGCCCGCGACGAACTCAACCTACTCGACCGCAGCGGACTTCAACCAGGCGAACCCGCCGATGATCCTCGTCGGCTTCGGCGTCGCGGGCGGCGGCATCCCGGGCGCGACGGTTCAGTACAGCGGCCTCACGATCATCCCGGGCGTGCTGCAGAACATCGGCCAGGTGCCGCAGCGTCACTTCGACTTCTATCCGTTCCTCGCCTTCTCGAACACGACGGCCGATCTCACGAAGCTGCCTGGCACGTACAACGCGCTCCTCTATCACCTCGTGCCGTCGGGCAACTACGCGACGAAGGGGATCAATTCGAGCGAGACATTCGATTCGAACGGCGCGTGCACGTCGACGAGCACGTCGGGCTGCATGACGACGGGCAACCCGTGGACGTCGAGCGGCAGCGGCTACTTCAACAGCACGCAGGCGCCGCAGGTCCTGCCGCAAACGCAATTGCCGCTCATCGGCGCGACGGGCAAGTCGGCGGTCGCGCACATGGTGCTCGGCCAGTTGAACGGCGCGACCGTGCCCGTCGTCGTGCGCACGGGCAACGTGAACCTCGGCACGCCGCCGCTGCACACCGACGCGCAGGTCGACGACGAGTCCGGCATCGCGGTGCTCGGGCCGGCAACGGCGCTCGCGCTGGGCAGCATCGACGGCGGCTATGCAGGCGCGGACTCGAACTTCAAGTACACGGCGACGGTGGTCAAGGGGACGACGGCCACGTTCGTCAATCCGAGCACGCAACAGGCGGAAACCGGCCTCAACCTCGACTACGGTCAGTCGACGCCGGGCCTCCTCGGCGTCACGACGACCGATACGTCGGCGCCGGGCTTCGTGATCGCGAACGGCGGACTGTTCGCGGCGCTGATCCAGGGCACCGTCAACGGCGGGATCACGCAGAGCTCGGCGATCGCAGGACAGACGCCGTCCGCGCCGTACTTCGGCGTCGGCGCGCAGGTCAGCAAGTAA